From a single Callithrix jacchus isolate 240 chromosome 5, calJac240_pri, whole genome shotgun sequence genomic region:
- the ETV4 gene encoding ETS translocation variant 4 isoform X7: MERRMKGGYLDQQVPYTFSSKSPGNGSLREALMVPQGKLMDPGSLPPSDSEDLFQDLSHFQETWLAEAQVPDSDEQFVPDFHSENLAFHSPTTRIKKEPQSPRTDPALSCSRKPPLPYHHGQQCLYSSAYDPPRQIAIKSPAPGALGQSPLQPFPRAEQRNFLRSSGTSQPHPGHGYLGEHSSVFQQPLDICHNFTSQGGGREHLPAPYQHQLSEPCPPYPQQSFKQEYHDPLYEQAGQPTVDQGGVNGHRYPGAGVVIKQEQTDFAYDSDLTGCASMYLHTEGFSGPSPGYGYEKTLRPFPDDVCVVPEKFEGDIKQEGVGAFREGPPYQRRGALQLWQFLVALLDDPTNAHFIAWTGRGMEFKLIEPEEVARLWGIQKNRPAMNYDKLSRSLRYYYEKGIMQKVAGERYVYKFVCEPEALFSLAFPDNQRPALKAEFDRPVSEEDTVPLSHLDESPAYLPELAGPAQLFGPKGGYSY, translated from the exons ATGGAGCGGAGGATGAAAGGCGGATACTTGGACCAGCAAGTGCCCTACACCTTCAGCAGC AAATCGCCCGGAAATGGGAGCCTGCGCGAAGCGCTGATGGTCCCGCAGGGGAAGCTCATGGACCCGGGCTCCCTGCCGCCCTCCGACTCCGAAG ATCTCTTCCAGGATCTAAGTCACTTCCAGGAGACGTGGCTCGCTGAAG CTCAGGTACCAGACAGTGATGAGCAGTTTGTTCCTGATTTCCATTCAGAAAACT TAGCTTTTCACAGCCCCACCACCAGGATCAAGAAGGAGCCCCAGAGTCCCCGAACAGACCCGGCCCTGTCCTGCAGCAGGAAGCCGCCACTCCCCTACCACCATGGCCAGCAGTGCCTTTACTCCAG TGCCTATGACCCCCCCAGACAAATTGCCATCAAGTCCCCTGCCCCTGGTGCCCTTGGACAGTCGCCCCTGCAGCCCTTTCCCCGGGCAGAGCAACGGAATTTCCTGAGATCCTCTGGCacctcccagccccaccctggccaTGGGTACCTTGGGGAACATAG CTCCGTCTTCCAGCAGCCCCTGGACATTTGCCACAACTTCACATCTCAGGGAGGGGGCCGGGAACACCTCCCAGCCCCCTACCAACACCAGCTGTCGGAGCCCTGCCCACCCTATCCCCAGCAGAGCTTCAAGCAAGAATACCATGACCCCCTGTATGAACAGGCGGGCCAGCCGACGGTGGACCAGGGTGGGGTCAACGGGCACAGGTACCCAGGGGCGGGGGTGGTGATCAAACAGGAGCAGACGGACTTCGCCTACGACTCAG ATCTCACTGGGTGTGCATCAATGTACCTCCACACAGAGGGCTTCTCCGGGCCCTCTCCAG GCTATGGCTATGAGAAAACCCTGCGACCATTCCCAGATGATGTCTGCGTTGTCCCTGAGAAATTTGAAG GAGACATCAAGCAGGAAGGGGTTGGTGCATTTCGAGAGGGGCCACCCTACCAGCGCCGGGGTGCCCTGCAGCTGTGGCAATTTCTGGTGGCCCTGCTGGATGACCCAACAAATGCCCATTTCATTGCCTGGACGGGCCGGGGAATGGAGTTCAAGCTCATTGAGCCTGAGGAG GTTGCCAGGCTCTGGGGCATCCAGAAGAACCGGCCAGCCATGAATTACGACAAACTGAGCCGCTCGCTCCGATACTACTATGAGAAAGGCATCATGCAGAAG GTGGCTGGAGAGCGTTACGTGTACAAGTTTGTGTGCGAGCCCGAGGCCCTCTTCTCTTTGGCCTTTCCGGACAATCAGCGTCCAGCTCTCAAGGCCGAGTTTGACCGGCCGGTCAGTGAGGAGGACACAGTCCCTTTGTCTCACTTGGACGAGAGCCCCGCGTACCTCCCAGAGCTCGCTGGCCCTGCCCAGCTGTTTGGCCCCAAGGGTGGCTACTCTTACTAG
- the ETV4 gene encoding ETS translocation variant 4 isoform X6 — protein sequence MVPQGKLMDPGSLPPSDSEDLFQDLSHFQETWLAEAQVPDSDEQFVPDFHSENYGVSLLLPRLECNGAISVYRKLCLPGSVAFHSPTTRIKKEPQSPRTDPALSCSRKPPLPYHHGQQCLYSSAYDPPRQIAIKSPAPGALGQSPLQPFPRAEQRNFLRSSGTSQPHPGHGYLGEHSSVFQQPLDICHNFTSQGGGREHLPAPYQHQLSEPCPPYPQQSFKQEYHDPLYEQAGQPTVDQGGVNGHRYPGAGVVIKQEQTDFAYDSDLTGCASMYLHTEGFSGPSPGDGAMGYGYEKTLRPFPDDVCVVPEKFEGDIKQEGVGAFREGPPYQRRGALQLWQFLVALLDDPTNAHFIAWTGRGMEFKLIEPEEVARLWGIQKNRPAMNYDKLSRSLRYYYEKGIMQKVAGERYVYKFVCEPEALFSLAFPDNQRPALKAEFDRPVSEEDTVPLSHLDESPAYLPELAGPAQLFGPKGGYSY from the exons ATGGTCCCGCAGGGGAAGCTCATGGACCCGGGCTCCCTGCCGCCCTCCGACTCCGAAG ATCTCTTCCAGGATCTAAGTCACTTCCAGGAGACGTGGCTCGCTGAAG CTCAGGTACCAGACAGTGATGAGCAGTTTGTTCCTGATTTCCATTCAGAAAACT acggagtttcactcttgttgcctaggctggaatgcaatggcgcgatctcagtctaccgcaagctctgcctcccaggttcag TAGCTTTTCACAGCCCCACCACCAGGATCAAGAAGGAGCCCCAGAGTCCCCGAACAGACCCGGCCCTGTCCTGCAGCAGGAAGCCGCCACTCCCCTACCACCATGGCCAGCAGTGCCTTTACTCCAG TGCCTATGACCCCCCCAGACAAATTGCCATCAAGTCCCCTGCCCCTGGTGCCCTTGGACAGTCGCCCCTGCAGCCCTTTCCCCGGGCAGAGCAACGGAATTTCCTGAGATCCTCTGGCacctcccagccccaccctggccaTGGGTACCTTGGGGAACATAG CTCCGTCTTCCAGCAGCCCCTGGACATTTGCCACAACTTCACATCTCAGGGAGGGGGCCGGGAACACCTCCCAGCCCCCTACCAACACCAGCTGTCGGAGCCCTGCCCACCCTATCCCCAGCAGAGCTTCAAGCAAGAATACCATGACCCCCTGTATGAACAGGCGGGCCAGCCGACGGTGGACCAGGGTGGGGTCAACGGGCACAGGTACCCAGGGGCGGGGGTGGTGATCAAACAGGAGCAGACGGACTTCGCCTACGACTCAG ATCTCACTGGGTGTGCATCAATGTACCTCCACACAGAGGGCTTCTCCGGGCCCTCTCCAGGTGACGGGGCCATGG GCTATGGCTATGAGAAAACCCTGCGACCATTCCCAGATGATGTCTGCGTTGTCCCTGAGAAATTTGAAG GAGACATCAAGCAGGAAGGGGTTGGTGCATTTCGAGAGGGGCCACCCTACCAGCGCCGGGGTGCCCTGCAGCTGTGGCAATTTCTGGTGGCCCTGCTGGATGACCCAACAAATGCCCATTTCATTGCCTGGACGGGCCGGGGAATGGAGTTCAAGCTCATTGAGCCTGAGGAG GTTGCCAGGCTCTGGGGCATCCAGAAGAACCGGCCAGCCATGAATTACGACAAACTGAGCCGCTCGCTCCGATACTACTATGAGAAAGGCATCATGCAGAAG GTGGCTGGAGAGCGTTACGTGTACAAGTTTGTGTGCGAGCCCGAGGCCCTCTTCTCTTTGGCCTTTCCGGACAATCAGCGTCCAGCTCTCAAGGCCGAGTTTGACCGGCCGGTCAGTGAGGAGGACACAGTCCCTTTGTCTCACTTGGACGAGAGCCCCGCGTACCTCCCAGAGCTCGCTGGCCCTGCCCAGCTGTTTGGCCCCAAGGGTGGCTACTCTTACTAG
- the ETV4 gene encoding ETS translocation variant 4 isoform X5 — MERRMKGGYLDQQVPYTFSSKSPGNGSLREALMVPQGKLMDPGSLPPSDSEDLFQDLSHFQETWLAEAQVPDSDEQFVPDFHSENSFHSPTTRIKKEPQSPRTDPALSCSRKPPLPYHHGQQCLYSSAYDPPRQIAIKSPAPGALGQSPLQPFPRAEQRNFLRSSGTSQPHPGHGYLGEHSSVFQQPLDICHNFTSQGGGREHLPAPYQHQLSEPCPPYPQQSFKQEYHDPLYEQAGQPTVDQGGVNGHRYPGAGVVIKQEQTDFAYDSDLTGCASMYLHTEGFSGPSPGDGAMGYGYEKTLRPFPDDVCVVPEKFEGDIKQEGVGAFREGPPYQRRGALQLWQFLVALLDDPTNAHFIAWTGRGMEFKLIEPEEVARLWGIQKNRPAMNYDKLSRSLRYYYEKGIMQKVAGERYVYKFVCEPEALFSLAFPDNQRPALKAEFDRPVSEEDTVPLSHLDESPAYLPELAGPAQLFGPKGGYSY, encoded by the exons ATGGAGCGGAGGATGAAAGGCGGATACTTGGACCAGCAAGTGCCCTACACCTTCAGCAGC AAATCGCCCGGAAATGGGAGCCTGCGCGAAGCGCTGATGGTCCCGCAGGGGAAGCTCATGGACCCGGGCTCCCTGCCGCCCTCCGACTCCGAAG ATCTCTTCCAGGATCTAAGTCACTTCCAGGAGACGTGGCTCGCTGAAG CTCAGGTACCAGACAGTGATGAGCAGTTTGTTCCTGATTTCCATTCAGAAAACT CTTTTCACAGCCCCACCACCAGGATCAAGAAGGAGCCCCAGAGTCCCCGAACAGACCCGGCCCTGTCCTGCAGCAGGAAGCCGCCACTCCCCTACCACCATGGCCAGCAGTGCCTTTACTCCAG TGCCTATGACCCCCCCAGACAAATTGCCATCAAGTCCCCTGCCCCTGGTGCCCTTGGACAGTCGCCCCTGCAGCCCTTTCCCCGGGCAGAGCAACGGAATTTCCTGAGATCCTCTGGCacctcccagccccaccctggccaTGGGTACCTTGGGGAACATAG CTCCGTCTTCCAGCAGCCCCTGGACATTTGCCACAACTTCACATCTCAGGGAGGGGGCCGGGAACACCTCCCAGCCCCCTACCAACACCAGCTGTCGGAGCCCTGCCCACCCTATCCCCAGCAGAGCTTCAAGCAAGAATACCATGACCCCCTGTATGAACAGGCGGGCCAGCCGACGGTGGACCAGGGTGGGGTCAACGGGCACAGGTACCCAGGGGCGGGGGTGGTGATCAAACAGGAGCAGACGGACTTCGCCTACGACTCAG ATCTCACTGGGTGTGCATCAATGTACCTCCACACAGAGGGCTTCTCCGGGCCCTCTCCAGGTGACGGGGCCATGG GCTATGGCTATGAGAAAACCCTGCGACCATTCCCAGATGATGTCTGCGTTGTCCCTGAGAAATTTGAAG GAGACATCAAGCAGGAAGGGGTTGGTGCATTTCGAGAGGGGCCACCCTACCAGCGCCGGGGTGCCCTGCAGCTGTGGCAATTTCTGGTGGCCCTGCTGGATGACCCAACAAATGCCCATTTCATTGCCTGGACGGGCCGGGGAATGGAGTTCAAGCTCATTGAGCCTGAGGAG GTTGCCAGGCTCTGGGGCATCCAGAAGAACCGGCCAGCCATGAATTACGACAAACTGAGCCGCTCGCTCCGATACTACTATGAGAAAGGCATCATGCAGAAG GTGGCTGGAGAGCGTTACGTGTACAAGTTTGTGTGCGAGCCCGAGGCCCTCTTCTCTTTGGCCTTTCCGGACAATCAGCGTCCAGCTCTCAAGGCCGAGTTTGACCGGCCGGTCAGTGAGGAGGACACAGTCCCTTTGTCTCACTTGGACGAGAGCCCCGCGTACCTCCCAGAGCTCGCTGGCCCTGCCCAGCTGTTTGGCCCCAAGGGTGGCTACTCTTACTAG
- the ETV4 gene encoding ETS translocation variant 4 isoform X12 has translation MVPQGKLMDPGSLPPSDSEDLFQDLSHFQETWLAEAQVPDSDEQFVPDFHSENLAFHSPTTRIKKEPQSPRTDPALSCSRKPPLPYHHGQQCLYSSAYDPPRQIAIKSPAPGALGQSPLQPFPRAEQRNFLRSSGTSQPHPGHGYLGEHSSVFQQPLDICHNFTSQGGGREHLPAPYQHQLSEPCPPYPQQSFKQEYHDPLYEQAGQPTVDQGGVNGHRYPGAGVVIKQEQTDFAYDSDLTGCASMYLHTEGFSGPSPGDGAMGYGYEKTLRPFPDDVCVVPEKFEGDIKQEGVGAFREGPPYQRRGALQLWQFLVALLDDPTNAHFIAWTGRGMEFKLIEPEEVARLWGIQKNRPAMNYDKLSRSLRYYYEKGIMQKVAGERYVYKFVCEPEALFSLAFPDNQRPALKAEFDRPVSEEDTVPLSHLDESPAYLPELAGPAQLFGPKGGYSY, from the exons ATGGTCCCGCAGGGGAAGCTCATGGACCCGGGCTCCCTGCCGCCCTCCGACTCCGAAG ATCTCTTCCAGGATCTAAGTCACTTCCAGGAGACGTGGCTCGCTGAAG CTCAGGTACCAGACAGTGATGAGCAGTTTGTTCCTGATTTCCATTCAGAAAACT TAGCTTTTCACAGCCCCACCACCAGGATCAAGAAGGAGCCCCAGAGTCCCCGAACAGACCCGGCCCTGTCCTGCAGCAGGAAGCCGCCACTCCCCTACCACCATGGCCAGCAGTGCCTTTACTCCAG TGCCTATGACCCCCCCAGACAAATTGCCATCAAGTCCCCTGCCCCTGGTGCCCTTGGACAGTCGCCCCTGCAGCCCTTTCCCCGGGCAGAGCAACGGAATTTCCTGAGATCCTCTGGCacctcccagccccaccctggccaTGGGTACCTTGGGGAACATAG CTCCGTCTTCCAGCAGCCCCTGGACATTTGCCACAACTTCACATCTCAGGGAGGGGGCCGGGAACACCTCCCAGCCCCCTACCAACACCAGCTGTCGGAGCCCTGCCCACCCTATCCCCAGCAGAGCTTCAAGCAAGAATACCATGACCCCCTGTATGAACAGGCGGGCCAGCCGACGGTGGACCAGGGTGGGGTCAACGGGCACAGGTACCCAGGGGCGGGGGTGGTGATCAAACAGGAGCAGACGGACTTCGCCTACGACTCAG ATCTCACTGGGTGTGCATCAATGTACCTCCACACAGAGGGCTTCTCCGGGCCCTCTCCAGGTGACGGGGCCATGG GCTATGGCTATGAGAAAACCCTGCGACCATTCCCAGATGATGTCTGCGTTGTCCCTGAGAAATTTGAAG GAGACATCAAGCAGGAAGGGGTTGGTGCATTTCGAGAGGGGCCACCCTACCAGCGCCGGGGTGCCCTGCAGCTGTGGCAATTTCTGGTGGCCCTGCTGGATGACCCAACAAATGCCCATTTCATTGCCTGGACGGGCCGGGGAATGGAGTTCAAGCTCATTGAGCCTGAGGAG GTTGCCAGGCTCTGGGGCATCCAGAAGAACCGGCCAGCCATGAATTACGACAAACTGAGCCGCTCGCTCCGATACTACTATGAGAAAGGCATCATGCAGAAG GTGGCTGGAGAGCGTTACGTGTACAAGTTTGTGTGCGAGCCCGAGGCCCTCTTCTCTTTGGCCTTTCCGGACAATCAGCGTCCAGCTCTCAAGGCCGAGTTTGACCGGCCGGTCAGTGAGGAGGACACAGTCCCTTTGTCTCACTTGGACGAGAGCCCCGCGTACCTCCCAGAGCTCGCTGGCCCTGCCCAGCTGTTTGGCCCCAAGGGTGGCTACTCTTACTAG
- the ETV4 gene encoding ETS translocation variant 4 isoform X2, with amino-acid sequence MERRMKGGYLDQQVPYTFSSKSPGNGSLREALMVPQGKLMDPGSLPPSDSEDLFQDLSHFQETWLAEAQVPDSDEQFVPDFHSENYGVSLLLPRLECNGAISVYRKLCLPGSVAFHSPTTRIKKEPQSPRTDPALSCSRKPPLPYHHGQQCLYSSAYDPPRQIAIKSPAPGALGQSPLQPFPRAEQRNFLRSSGTSQPHPGHGYLGEHSSVFQQPLDICHNFTSQGGGREHLPAPYQHQLSEPCPPYPQQSFKQEYHDPLYEQAGQPTVDQGGVNGHRYPGAGVVIKQEQTDFAYDSDLTGCASMYLHTEGFSGPSPGYGYEKTLRPFPDDVCVVPEKFEGDIKQEGVGAFREGPPYQRRGALQLWQFLVALLDDPTNAHFIAWTGRGMEFKLIEPEEVARLWGIQKNRPAMNYDKLSRSLRYYYEKGIMQKVAGERYVYKFVCEPEALFSLAFPDNQRPALKAEFDRPVSEEDTVPLSHLDESPAYLPELAGPAQLFGPKGGYSY; translated from the exons ATGGAGCGGAGGATGAAAGGCGGATACTTGGACCAGCAAGTGCCCTACACCTTCAGCAGC AAATCGCCCGGAAATGGGAGCCTGCGCGAAGCGCTGATGGTCCCGCAGGGGAAGCTCATGGACCCGGGCTCCCTGCCGCCCTCCGACTCCGAAG ATCTCTTCCAGGATCTAAGTCACTTCCAGGAGACGTGGCTCGCTGAAG CTCAGGTACCAGACAGTGATGAGCAGTTTGTTCCTGATTTCCATTCAGAAAACT acggagtttcactcttgttgcctaggctggaatgcaatggcgcgatctcagtctaccgcaagctctgcctcccaggttcag TAGCTTTTCACAGCCCCACCACCAGGATCAAGAAGGAGCCCCAGAGTCCCCGAACAGACCCGGCCCTGTCCTGCAGCAGGAAGCCGCCACTCCCCTACCACCATGGCCAGCAGTGCCTTTACTCCAG TGCCTATGACCCCCCCAGACAAATTGCCATCAAGTCCCCTGCCCCTGGTGCCCTTGGACAGTCGCCCCTGCAGCCCTTTCCCCGGGCAGAGCAACGGAATTTCCTGAGATCCTCTGGCacctcccagccccaccctggccaTGGGTACCTTGGGGAACATAG CTCCGTCTTCCAGCAGCCCCTGGACATTTGCCACAACTTCACATCTCAGGGAGGGGGCCGGGAACACCTCCCAGCCCCCTACCAACACCAGCTGTCGGAGCCCTGCCCACCCTATCCCCAGCAGAGCTTCAAGCAAGAATACCATGACCCCCTGTATGAACAGGCGGGCCAGCCGACGGTGGACCAGGGTGGGGTCAACGGGCACAGGTACCCAGGGGCGGGGGTGGTGATCAAACAGGAGCAGACGGACTTCGCCTACGACTCAG ATCTCACTGGGTGTGCATCAATGTACCTCCACACAGAGGGCTTCTCCGGGCCCTCTCCAG GCTATGGCTATGAGAAAACCCTGCGACCATTCCCAGATGATGTCTGCGTTGTCCCTGAGAAATTTGAAG GAGACATCAAGCAGGAAGGGGTTGGTGCATTTCGAGAGGGGCCACCCTACCAGCGCCGGGGTGCCCTGCAGCTGTGGCAATTTCTGGTGGCCCTGCTGGATGACCCAACAAATGCCCATTTCATTGCCTGGACGGGCCGGGGAATGGAGTTCAAGCTCATTGAGCCTGAGGAG GTTGCCAGGCTCTGGGGCATCCAGAAGAACCGGCCAGCCATGAATTACGACAAACTGAGCCGCTCGCTCCGATACTACTATGAGAAAGGCATCATGCAGAAG GTGGCTGGAGAGCGTTACGTGTACAAGTTTGTGTGCGAGCCCGAGGCCCTCTTCTCTTTGGCCTTTCCGGACAATCAGCGTCCAGCTCTCAAGGCCGAGTTTGACCGGCCGGTCAGTGAGGAGGACACAGTCCCTTTGTCTCACTTGGACGAGAGCCCCGCGTACCTCCCAGAGCTCGCTGGCCCTGCCCAGCTGTTTGGCCCCAAGGGTGGCTACTCTTACTAG
- the ETV4 gene encoding ETS translocation variant 4 isoform X3, which translates to MERRMKGGYLDQQVPYTFSSKSPGNGSLREALMVPQGKLMDPGSLPPSDSEDLFQDLSHFQETWLAEAQVPDSDEQFVPDFHSENYGVSLLLPRLECNGAISVYRKLCLPGSVAFHSPTTRIKKEPQSPRTDPALSCSRKPPLPYHHGQQCLYSRQIAIKSPAPGALGQSPLQPFPRAEQRNFLRSSGTSQPHPGHGYLGEHSSVFQQPLDICHNFTSQGGGREHLPAPYQHQLSEPCPPYPQQSFKQEYHDPLYEQAGQPTVDQGGVNGHRYPGAGVVIKQEQTDFAYDSDLTGCASMYLHTEGFSGPSPGDGAMGYGYEKTLRPFPDDVCVVPEKFEGDIKQEGVGAFREGPPYQRRGALQLWQFLVALLDDPTNAHFIAWTGRGMEFKLIEPEEVARLWGIQKNRPAMNYDKLSRSLRYYYEKGIMQKVAGERYVYKFVCEPEALFSLAFPDNQRPALKAEFDRPVSEEDTVPLSHLDESPAYLPELAGPAQLFGPKGGYSY; encoded by the exons ATGGAGCGGAGGATGAAAGGCGGATACTTGGACCAGCAAGTGCCCTACACCTTCAGCAGC AAATCGCCCGGAAATGGGAGCCTGCGCGAAGCGCTGATGGTCCCGCAGGGGAAGCTCATGGACCCGGGCTCCCTGCCGCCCTCCGACTCCGAAG ATCTCTTCCAGGATCTAAGTCACTTCCAGGAGACGTGGCTCGCTGAAG CTCAGGTACCAGACAGTGATGAGCAGTTTGTTCCTGATTTCCATTCAGAAAACT acggagtttcactcttgttgcctaggctggaatgcaatggcgcgatctcagtctaccgcaagctctgcctcccaggttcag TAGCTTTTCACAGCCCCACCACCAGGATCAAGAAGGAGCCCCAGAGTCCCCGAACAGACCCGGCCCTGTCCTGCAGCAGGAAGCCGCCACTCCCCTACCACCATGGCCAGCAGTGCCTTTACTCCAG ACAAATTGCCATCAAGTCCCCTGCCCCTGGTGCCCTTGGACAGTCGCCCCTGCAGCCCTTTCCCCGGGCAGAGCAACGGAATTTCCTGAGATCCTCTGGCacctcccagccccaccctggccaTGGGTACCTTGGGGAACATAG CTCCGTCTTCCAGCAGCCCCTGGACATTTGCCACAACTTCACATCTCAGGGAGGGGGCCGGGAACACCTCCCAGCCCCCTACCAACACCAGCTGTCGGAGCCCTGCCCACCCTATCCCCAGCAGAGCTTCAAGCAAGAATACCATGACCCCCTGTATGAACAGGCGGGCCAGCCGACGGTGGACCAGGGTGGGGTCAACGGGCACAGGTACCCAGGGGCGGGGGTGGTGATCAAACAGGAGCAGACGGACTTCGCCTACGACTCAG ATCTCACTGGGTGTGCATCAATGTACCTCCACACAGAGGGCTTCTCCGGGCCCTCTCCAGGTGACGGGGCCATGG GCTATGGCTATGAGAAAACCCTGCGACCATTCCCAGATGATGTCTGCGTTGTCCCTGAGAAATTTGAAG GAGACATCAAGCAGGAAGGGGTTGGTGCATTTCGAGAGGGGCCACCCTACCAGCGCCGGGGTGCCCTGCAGCTGTGGCAATTTCTGGTGGCCCTGCTGGATGACCCAACAAATGCCCATTTCATTGCCTGGACGGGCCGGGGAATGGAGTTCAAGCTCATTGAGCCTGAGGAG GTTGCCAGGCTCTGGGGCATCCAGAAGAACCGGCCAGCCATGAATTACGACAAACTGAGCCGCTCGCTCCGATACTACTATGAGAAAGGCATCATGCAGAAG GTGGCTGGAGAGCGTTACGTGTACAAGTTTGTGTGCGAGCCCGAGGCCCTCTTCTCTTTGGCCTTTCCGGACAATCAGCGTCCAGCTCTCAAGGCCGAGTTTGACCGGCCGGTCAGTGAGGAGGACACAGTCCCTTTGTCTCACTTGGACGAGAGCCCCGCGTACCTCCCAGAGCTCGCTGGCCCTGCCCAGCTGTTTGGCCCCAAGGGTGGCTACTCTTACTAG
- the ETV4 gene encoding ETS translocation variant 4 isoform X9 produces the protein MQLPGPCPPAPSQHHPSLLSCLFPPAQVPDSDEQFVPDFHSENYGVSLLLPRLECNGAISVYRKLCLPGSVAFHSPTTRIKKEPQSPRTDPALSCSRKPPLPYHHGQQCLYSSAYDPPRQIAIKSPAPGALGQSPLQPFPRAEQRNFLRSSGTSQPHPGHGYLGEHSSVFQQPLDICHNFTSQGGGREHLPAPYQHQLSEPCPPYPQQSFKQEYHDPLYEQAGQPTVDQGGVNGHRYPGAGVVIKQEQTDFAYDSDLTGCASMYLHTEGFSGPSPGDGAMGYGYEKTLRPFPDDVCVVPEKFEGDIKQEGVGAFREGPPYQRRGALQLWQFLVALLDDPTNAHFIAWTGRGMEFKLIEPEEVARLWGIQKNRPAMNYDKLSRSLRYYYEKGIMQKVAGERYVYKFVCEPEALFSLAFPDNQRPALKAEFDRPVSEEDTVPLSHLDESPAYLPELAGPAQLFGPKGGYSY, from the exons ATGCAGCTGCCGGGGCCCTGTCCCCCTGCACCATCCCAGCAccaccccagcctcctctcctgtcTCTTCCCACCAG CTCAGGTACCAGACAGTGATGAGCAGTTTGTTCCTGATTTCCATTCAGAAAACT acggagtttcactcttgttgcctaggctggaatgcaatggcgcgatctcagtctaccgcaagctctgcctcccaggttcag TAGCTTTTCACAGCCCCACCACCAGGATCAAGAAGGAGCCCCAGAGTCCCCGAACAGACCCGGCCCTGTCCTGCAGCAGGAAGCCGCCACTCCCCTACCACCATGGCCAGCAGTGCCTTTACTCCAG TGCCTATGACCCCCCCAGACAAATTGCCATCAAGTCCCCTGCCCCTGGTGCCCTTGGACAGTCGCCCCTGCAGCCCTTTCCCCGGGCAGAGCAACGGAATTTCCTGAGATCCTCTGGCacctcccagccccaccctggccaTGGGTACCTTGGGGAACATAG CTCCGTCTTCCAGCAGCCCCTGGACATTTGCCACAACTTCACATCTCAGGGAGGGGGCCGGGAACACCTCCCAGCCCCCTACCAACACCAGCTGTCGGAGCCCTGCCCACCCTATCCCCAGCAGAGCTTCAAGCAAGAATACCATGACCCCCTGTATGAACAGGCGGGCCAGCCGACGGTGGACCAGGGTGGGGTCAACGGGCACAGGTACCCAGGGGCGGGGGTGGTGATCAAACAGGAGCAGACGGACTTCGCCTACGACTCAG ATCTCACTGGGTGTGCATCAATGTACCTCCACACAGAGGGCTTCTCCGGGCCCTCTCCAGGTGACGGGGCCATGG GCTATGGCTATGAGAAAACCCTGCGACCATTCCCAGATGATGTCTGCGTTGTCCCTGAGAAATTTGAAG GAGACATCAAGCAGGAAGGGGTTGGTGCATTTCGAGAGGGGCCACCCTACCAGCGCCGGGGTGCCCTGCAGCTGTGGCAATTTCTGGTGGCCCTGCTGGATGACCCAACAAATGCCCATTTCATTGCCTGGACGGGCCGGGGAATGGAGTTCAAGCTCATTGAGCCTGAGGAG GTTGCCAGGCTCTGGGGCATCCAGAAGAACCGGCCAGCCATGAATTACGACAAACTGAGCCGCTCGCTCCGATACTACTATGAGAAAGGCATCATGCAGAAG GTGGCTGGAGAGCGTTACGTGTACAAGTTTGTGTGCGAGCCCGAGGCCCTCTTCTCTTTGGCCTTTCCGGACAATCAGCGTCCAGCTCTCAAGGCCGAGTTTGACCGGCCGGTCAGTGAGGAGGACACAGTCCCTTTGTCTCACTTGGACGAGAGCCCCGCGTACCTCCCAGAGCTCGCTGGCCCTGCCCAGCTGTTTGGCCCCAAGGGTGGCTACTCTTACTAG